agtcgccgtACTGACTGCtgtagctggagggtgtggccatgatggcgtggcgaattatgatgtcacgccacggccatacgtttgcctctaaattacacatgcaaggtccgattcactccaaactgataATTCTTGGTCTTTGTCAGCCCCGAaacagctctattacattacattggaatttggatcaagaGCGCCCCCTAGGtcacttcaagtgctctatctccctcatacatcatcggatccacttgaaatgtagtatacatgatcatgacttaatgatggacatgttgacacagtcaattgatgatgtcgttttagccccacccacaaacaaacaagtgagtgcagcttccatctggaaggtgtGATTTAttccaaattttgaatgctttatGCCAGcacgaaactctgcatgactgAAGATCATATGACctgttgctcacagtgccacctactggcgatgTGTTCaagtgaagcggtgtcatcATGTGTggcgtgtaggaggcgatgccaggctcccgcggtcgctgcacaggccgagttgcgctgaggtgcgagggcctacaaggctgcttgcagctttaatttacgTTATTTTTAGTGACATTCCTTAATTAATAACCTAAAAACTCAAATAGCCGACATCAAACGTTTTAGTTTGTCAAAGAAACATGTGACTGATCCACAGACAATTactaaaatcaagaaaaaaccttctttctgcaaggcaacagtgctactaactgctTAACCATGCAGACCCTCGTACtagattgaaatgtttttaaaaacaaactactTATAAACAGACTATGTATTGTGGACATAATTTTAGTAAATTGCTGCATTTTAAATCTATATTGTAACAATGTGAAGTCTGACCCAAAATAGATTGTCACAAATAAATGGCATTTCTTCTACTTTTTTAACATATTAGGACAAAACTGTAAGGAAAGGTTCTTTAGTGTTTGTTTTGACATTTCTAACCCAAGAACTCAAATACTTTAAgctttattatttgtaaaagttTATTAAACGTAATTTTCTCAAACATATTCACATGAAGGAgtaaaaatgttcttgttttcatTCGCAGCTAATCTGATCTACAAAACAGTTGGAGACTCTGTTGTCCTGAATCCAGGTCCGCTCTCTGGTCCCATCAGTAGCACGACCTGGAAGCATAAATCGGACCTCGCCTTGGAGTGGTTCGGGACAGAGATTATTTGTTACAGAGAATTTAAAGGTAAGTTCACTTGTGACTGGACTATAGAGTGTTGTAACACCTGAGATCCTGTGGATTCACATCATGCATTATGTGTTTATATGGATCCTGGTTCCAGGTCGCTGTGATGTGGATCGAACAAGTGGAAGTCTGATTATAAATAATCTGACGCTAGGCGACAGCGGCATCTACTCCCCTGAGATCAACAACAAAGAACTGGACAAGATGGACCTACTGGTTCTCCGTGAGTTCAGCGGGTTTGACTGAGGTTTGTTGGGTTTGAACCTGAGTAGAGTTGATGGTAATCTGTTCTTGTTTCTGTCAGAACCGGTCTCAAAACCCACGGTGTCCATACAGTGCAACAATGAGAAGACCTTCTGTAATCTCATCTGTGAAGCCAACATCACTGCTGAGTTTGGATCTGTCacatataaatggaaaaatgaaGACAGGGTTCTGTCCAACAGCAAGGAGCTGGAGATAAAAACGGTATGAGGATGAGAAACCCTGTAAGAACTCAGGATAAAAACCTGATGGTCTGGTTCTgaactgtttttcatttgtttctcaGGAGAAAGATGGAAGCTCCTTTATCTGCGAGTTGGAAAACTTTGTTAGCAACGCATCcattgaagcagtaatcaaCCCCTTTAGCAGTGGTGAGTTTCTGTCCATCCTGTCCCAAACAATGTCTCACAACAACATTCATCCCTTTAGATTTTCCTCCTTCAGTtgcatcacaaccacaaacttcattgtgttaaactgggattttctgtgatgcagtgctgtgaaaaagtatttacccccttaacagatttcttctgtttctgtctttttgtctcatttaaatgtttcagatcatcaataaaaacctgagtaaaaacaaaaagtagtttgtaaattatgattttatttatcaaggaAAGGAACCTCTTTAAACTAACCCGGCtctatgttaaaaataattaccCCCTCAacataataactggttattccAGCCTTGGCAGCAacatctgacaccaagaatATAACTTTTGATGATAACTCTGTAGCCTCCCTGTGGAGGACAGACTTGTCTTAATTCAaacacattggagggttttcagCCAAcaacctgtttaaggtcattacACAGCATCCAAATGTTGGATtttggtctagactttgactaggccactctaaaatctttatttagttttttgagtCATTTAGTGCTGGACTTCATGGTTTAAATCATCATCCTGCAGCAGAACCATGAGCTTGGGCTTAAGCTGATAAGCTGATGGCCGGACATTCACCTTTAGGGTTTTCTGTTAGAGAGCAGAGGTCATGGTTCAGTGAATTATGGCAAATCATCCAGATGCTGAAGCAGCAAACCAGCTCCAGAACATCTCactaccaccaccgtgtttgactGTCAATGTGATGGTTTgtctctgaaatgctgtgttagatGTAGGTCAAAGGTAACGTGACAAACACCTTCCTAAAAGGTCAACCTTTGTCTCACCAGTCCACAGAAGGTTTTTCTCAAAGTTTCTGGTATCATCTAGATGTTTTCTTAGTAAATCTGAGATGGGCCTTTGTCTTCTTGTTGTTGTTCTAGCAGTGGTTCTGGTCTTTGAATTCTCTGGGACTGAAACAATTAGTTTGATTAATTTTGATTAATcaatcatttaaataattaactaagttagtaattgaataattgttaactggagtatacggACTCTAAAACATGTCATTAGCTGagagaacaacccactcagagaaATAATTAGGCCAAAATAGTACATTGAAATGACCTTTAAACAAATCCTGGTGCCACAGCGCCAGTGTTTCTGGTGAGATTCTGGTGTAAAACCCTTCTTTGGTTCCTGCACTTTTTTCTCCTCTAAAAAATTGCTTGTTGcagcttttaattattttcttagcaggaaaactgcaaaaacagtgACGTGTCCCGCCATTTTTGATGTCGCAGTTATGGTGCAGAGATGCAAGTCGATGACATAACCACTACTGTCCCAATTGTCCCAATTGTCCACCCTTGTAACATGCACACTTctacccctacatgcacttttacaaagtacacacttcatagatgGTCTAGGGtttagtgtgggtattgggacagggccgtTGTTCTGGATTCTACAGTAACTtcctggatgagtcgttgatgaggttttggagtaattttgatAGGTCGGCcattcctgggaaggttcaccactgttccatgttttctccatgtgtagataatggttctcactgtggttctctggagacCCAAAGTCTTACAAATGGCTTTGTCATCATTTCCAAATTGAAAGATGTTAAtcactttgtttctcatttctCATGTTTCTTTTGATCGGGGCGTGATGTGTTGCTTTGgagatattttagcctacttcatgctgtcagaaaGGTTCTGTTTAAATTATTGTTCGCTTCTGCTgatctggcagtaatcaggtctgGGTGTGGATATTAAAACTGAACCCGAAATTGTGGTTACTCACAGTACATTTTTGATTTAACATGGGgagtaattactttttcacatagagccagATGGGTTTGGATAGATTTTATTCACTTGGTAaattaatcatttgaaaactggattTTGCATTTACTTTTGGATAACTTTTGataataaaattagtttgataatTTTACAGTGACAGAAGagctaaaacagaacaaatctgtaagggagtaaatactttttcacagcactgtaggtTGACAAGGTGTATAATCGAGAAGTGGAAATAAAatcatacattattttaagaaaactgtttaaaaccaAAAAGTTGAGAAATTACATTTGCAAGTCTTATTTGGTATGTCTTCCAGCTTTCCACTTCTAGAGacgggtctggactttgactaggccatgcCAACACATCACTatgtttaatctaaaccattgcatattagctctggttgtatgtttagggtaatCGTCCTATTTAAAGGTAAAtatccaccccagtctcaagtcttttggagcctcAAATATTTCCATCTTCCGATCAACTCAGACCAGCttttgtccctgctgatgaaaaccTTCCAcctagcatgatgctgccaccaccgtggtTGTGATGGTTTATGCAATGTTACTTTCCTGCCACACAAAGCAAAAACGTTCAAGTATTCATAATAATACCAAGAGCTGTAGGTGTTGGGCTCTGTTAGAGTCATAGTCTAAAACTGGTGAACAATTGGCTCTGTGAACAATTTGTAGTTTTAATAATTAACTCTTTCATTTCAGGGAATAATCCTCCACCAGTGATTGTTTCAGTTGTAATTACATTCCTGATCCTGATTGTGATCCTGATTGGAGTTGTTCTCTTTTTAAAGTACAAAAAAGGTAAGAATTTACTAAAAATATCACCATTACTTTCCTGTGTTATTATAATGCCTCATCATGTTCCATTTCTTccatattttgaacaaaaacaagaaatctcaGCCTGCAGATACTTAGTTAGTTGTTTTGTCATCAGGTGGGAGAGTTTCTTGGAGGTTTTGTCATAAAGCTGAACCAGTCTGTTAACTGTGTTTCTAAGTTTCACTTCATTCAACAAGCAATGAGCAGCTTTTGGTTTGTATATGTGAGCACATCTCACCCAGGAATTACTGAAGGACTTTGTTGTTTATAAATATGTGTTTAAACCTGAACTACACAACAGCTATGAATTATTTAACACTGATGTCTTCATTTCTTTTACAGGGTGTTGGACCCGTTTCAAGACAATGGGTAAGTTACTAAATCTTCTGTAAACGATAAACATATAACTAATCTTGAATATGTAACATGTATTTATCTTTAATACAGGGTGCTTTAATAAGAACACACAAAGTAAGTTAAAGTCTTCTAATAACACTTACATATAACTGATCTTGATGGTTTAATGCAATATTTCAACAGAAAGTAATGACTAGATAATTTTTTAGCAATATATCACATCTATATACAGTTgctaaagtatttacaccccttaaCTATGTTCACATGATGCACCATgaagcttcaatgtattttattggcattttaaagttgaaaccagatgtttgttAACTCTGTATGAAAACAAACTAGACTAATCAGactaaatattttctgttttaggtcatttAGGATTAcctaaattatttctatttggtaAATATCAGAATAATTagtagaataaattatttttgagaTTCTTTTAACTTTCCAAAACATTAACTTTGTCGTCTTTAATCCACTTTCTAACTGAGCAGTAGGTTTAGGGTCGTTAACCCTTTCAAATGGAcacataatgttttttactcatgatgccatctatttgtgaagtgcaccagcctctcctgcagcaaaacacctccacaacatgatgctgccaccaccttacATGGCGGCTGGGATGATGTTCTCATTGCTTTTTTCTCCAAGTGGATCATTGATCATTATGGAGAAACActttaagtttagtttattcAGGCCACAGTTGCTTCagtcagcatcttcacaaggtctttagcTTCTGTTCTGGGGTTTATTGGCAGATTGTGAACCATAagtcatctctgggacacagaacacATTATCTTTATACTAGATTATAATTATCTCAATAGATGTGGCAGCTTTGAGCATCTGGAAATAGTACATCTAGGTTTTCCCAAACTGTTTAAAGGCATATCATCTTCCTGTGTGTAAACTtcagaattttaaataaaatattttaaaaatctcttgtttttctggcatttagcaaataggaAAGATTTAGATAATCCTGATGTTAAACAGGAAGGATTTAGTCTGATGTTAAACAGTGACGGGGAAAAGTGATTACATGTCTTTGTATTCAGTCCTCTTTTCTCCAAcgcccctaaataaaacacgGTGCAACCAGCTCCATTTAAATCCAGCTGTGTGTAaattattctcagtataaatccagctgttctgtgaaggcctcagaggttccttagagaacattagagaacaaacagcatcatgaagaacaagaagacagttcagggagaaagttttaaacaggaaacattgttttaattagtaaatattTAGAACCTAACTTATATTATCTTCTCTGACGTAGATGGAGATGTTACTACGCGTAAAGAAGGTGAGTCAGTAAATAAACTGTCTGTTTTCTGAAGGAACAATTTCACTCTTTCAGCATTTCATAAATATCTCATTTCTTCAGACCCTGCAGTCATATTTCAGGCTGCGTCCCTTCATAGCTGCAATAGAAATATTAATACAATGTTTTATAATGTGACCCATTCatagtttctgttttatttgacaGAGGATGTGTTGCTCAGCGGTTCCAATCCGATAGTTAGTTAgtatgatgtttgtttttccttttgcttgtttaaaaACAGCTTATTTAGTTAGTTGTTTTGTCATCAGGTGGGAGAGTTTCTTGGAGGTTTTGTCATAAAGCAGAACCAGTCTGTTAACTGTCTGTTTCTAAGTTTCACTTCATTCAACAAGCAATGAGCAGCTTTTGGTTTGTGTATATGTGAGCACATCTCACCCAGGAATTACTGAAGGACTTTGTTGTTTATAAATATGTGTTTAAACCTGAATTACACAACATGTATGAATTATTTAACACTGATGTCTTCATTTCTTTTACAGGGTATTGGACCCGTTTCAAGACAATGGGTAAGTTACTAAATCTTCTGTAAACGATAAACaggaaacattgttttaattagtaaatattTAGAACCTAACTTATATTATCTTCTCTGACGTAGATGGAGATGTTGCTACGCGTAAAGAAGGTGAGTCAgtaaataaactgttttctgAAGGAACAATTTCACTCTTTCAGCATTTCATAAATATCTACTTTCTTCAGACCCTGCAGTCATATTTCAGGCTGCGTCCCTTCATAGCTGCAATAGAAATATTAATACAGTGTTTTATAATGAGTCCCATTcatagtttgtgtttttctttcctttttgcttGTTTAAAAACAGCTTGTTTAAAAATAAGTGCACCCATGCAGTGTAGTGATCATTGTGAGTCAGTCTCTGTGGAAATCACTTCAATTAATGGATCTAGTGAGTAAAACTTTGTCAGAATCTCTTTTTATTACTTGACTTTATTTAAGCAGTAAATTGACACCCATGTGTtgacatgaaaaaataaatacagagatgGATGCATAAAAATGTTGTTGTCCAAAGGAAGAGTAGAATTCATTAGCAGCACAGGGTGCACCTTAATCAATTAGAAAATCAacaagacatttattttttcttcagtaCTTTTATTGAAAGTACTGTTCATCTAGGAAGTAATATTTACTATATAGAGGTACTAATATTTGGTACCAATAAGtggtctcagtctgggtcagtaggccaCACAACCTGACTGGACAAATGTCTGGCAGATGTTAACACTAAGCCACTAATGAACATCACTAAAGAAGCTAGCTGTATCCAAGCAGagtaatggaaagttgagtgaaaggaaaaactggtaggaaaaggtgcagcaTACAAAATGAGGCCTGGCCAAGTATTGAGTGAATATTTTGTGTAGTACACAGACCTACTTTTTGGTAGgacatttctatattaaaataattttttattgatcttaagTAATATTAAATCaatgtaattatttaattaatatattaaatttaagctggaattacaataaaaaatttttCTGGTTTCGTCAGCTGTAGAAAATCTTGAATAACAACGATTTTCATATCAGTTGACGGTACTTTTGTCAAAAAAGTCAGCtaaatttgtgatttttaagtcttttctttcttaaaaaaatgtgtaaagacAAACTCTTTTATTCCTTGAACCATGGTCTTAATTGTCTATTTTTTTCCCAATTTTATAGAAACGAATAATTCAAGGTCTGATGAAGCACCTAATGGGGCCGTGTTTAATGTGAGCCCAGGAACCAGCAGTCAAAATGGTAAGATTTTCTCAAACTATTTCACCAAAGTCTGGAGTCATCATTTTTGTTTCTTGATTATTGTGTGCAAATTTGTCACAAATATAAATCATAGTTTTGTTCTGTAATTATTACTAAATGTCACACGGTTACAGTGTGTGTCACTCATAGTTTGTGTCTTATTGACAGAACATGAGGCGTTGCTCAGTGATACCAAGAACCCAGCTGGTACGTGGACATTTTCTGTTAGTGggtaaaataaaatccaccaaATCCAGGTGAAGTAAAGTGACCTTTCTCTGGAGGGGGCTGCATGAGATGTTAGCAGTACAGATGGTCTACATTAACACTAGAAATCACCAAGCCAGACACCTAGCACACCAAAATGATGTAGAGAAACTCAGCTAAGAACCTCCACCAAGCTTTGCCACCCAAACTAAACACAATTCAAAGCACAAGTAACAATATGGGCTTGTCACAAGAAGGCTCTTGTATTAAAAACCATTGCAGGGTACTTATAtttttaggcccgagcaggaaggcctgcaagggcctattgtaattgctccgtttcttcttattattattcaggcGACAAATTAATTGCCTTTTTGGGGGCACCAaactttacccaaaattgtccccctagtgaaatttaaggtttttaatggaattgaaaatgggcgtggccaaactgctctacagcgccccctaaagtgagataggccaactGGTAAGTCCTAGAGAGTTGAAATGTGGTACAGAGCTAGATCTCtccaaatcatgaaaaaaagtctcctgggggtatgccctaaaacctacaggaagttggccattttgggtcaaagggtcatttttggacgtttttcacttttcatacatgtctaactttaacaaactcctcctagggattttgagctaccaGCTTCATATTTGGTTAGTATGTAGTTaaggccatacgtttggctttaactTCCACATACATcgtctgatctgcaccaaatttaaTGTGATTGATTCTAGTCCAGTCActaacagagatctgatgacatatttggtgggcgttgCCTAATTTGTCCACAGTGCCCCctagaaaatttaaaataatcagccccaagccatgctttcaccgaggaatctgaaatttggtacacatatatAACTtatcaggacctacaaaaaagtctcttggagcataggtccaaaccccacaggaagtcggccattttggattgtatttgttatatttgccctttctagcccgcatatctgagcgaactcctcctacagcttttcaCTTACAGACTTGataatcactcagtatactcttaaggcactgaGGATTAaaaggtgcgagggccttcaatgctgcttgcagctttaattctctttgtaattttctttcttctggGTCATCATTGGTTTTTCCAAGTTCTATTGTCTGCACTCTGATTGGTTGATAGAGCTGTTGTTGCCAGCATGAGCCCATGAATACATTAAATATATAATCAATGGATGCATTACGCTTGATTtttgtaaggtaaggtaagtttatttatatagcgcttttcagcaacgagacactcaaagcactgtacatacaattacaatacaatcgcaaagcaaataaacacagatacacacacagaaaaacatatcaaatgataaaatcagataatagaggtaatttaaaaaagtaaaataaaataaaacaaagagaatagaatgatggacaagaaattgaaaggaaaattggactgaaaacataactaatcgtgcctagatggcacagtcaaaggccactctaaacaaataagtttttaatcttgatttaaagcaacttagggtttcggcgcttttacagttttctgggagtttattccagattagtggagcataagaactaaaagctgcttctccatgtttggttctggttctgggtgtgcagagtagatttgagccagaagacctgagaggtctgggtggttgatacactgacaacaagtctgtaatgtattttggtgctaagccattcagtgatttatagactaacagaagtattttaaagtctattctctgagctacagggagccagtgtagggactttagaaccggggtgatgtgcttcactttcttagttctagtgaggacgcgggcagcagtgttctggatcaactgcagctgtctgatcaactttttaggcagacctgtgaagacaccattgcagtaataaattctactaaagatgaacacatgaattagtttttcaaggtcctgctgagacattagtcctttaatcctggagatgttctttaggtgatagaaggccgaccttgttactgtctttatgtgcctctgaaggttcaggtctgagtccatcactacacccaggtttcgagcctgattggtAGTTTCTAGTTgtagtaactgaagctgtgtgctaacttttaaacgctcttcctttggtccaaagattattacttcagttttgttttgattcagctgaagaaaatttaggcccatccatgcattgatttcttctaagcatttaaccagcgcttgaatgggttcatggtcacctggtgacatcataacatatagctgtgtgttgtctgcatagttatgaaaacttacattgttgtttattaaaatctgagttagggggagcatgtagatattgaataggaggggccctaagatggacccttggggaacgccacatgtgatttttgtggtctctgatgtaaagttacctactgacacaaaaaagtccctgtccttcaagtaggatttaaaccagttgagtgctgtaccagaaaggtcgacccagttttccaggtgctctaataaaatggagtgatcaacagtgttgaatgctgcactaaggtccaataataccagcactgtggttcttccacagtctgcatttatacggatgtcattgaacaccttgacaagagcagtctctgtactgtggtgagcaggaagcctgactggaagacatcgaagcggttggtcgttgttaggaagttgtttaactgttgaaacacagctttttcaataatctaactgatgaaggggaggtttgatataggcctttagttctgtagtagcagcttgtccaagttgctctttttcaatagaggtttgataattgctgtttttagggcttGGGGGAAAACATCTGACAAAAGGGACacgtttattatttttgttaaatcagAAGTTATTACAGgaaaagctttcttaaggaaagctgtgggtaaaagatcgagacaacagaaagaagagcttagttgctgtacaatttcttctaagattttgcagtttatttggtgaaattgggaaattttgtcaaaatcagttctagttggagacaactttggtcctggagttgatgtggatgtgctgactgctcctctgatcttttgggtttttacagtaaattcattgcaggccctgttagagtggagttcagatgctacagttacaggagggtttgttaacctgtcgaccgtggcaaataatgcacgagcatttttaatgtttttgctgataatctcagaaaagaaagattcccttgcatttttcagttgtaggttatatctgtagagtctctctttatagataatatagtgaacctgaaGTCCAGTccttcgccacctgcgttcacctgcttttcgacactcctttttttcacttctgactggtggagcacttctccatggagacattttcttcccagaaacgacttgaACAACAAGCTCCTGGCTTGTTAGATTATGTAATCTAACTGAATCTAGATACTGATATGTTTCATCAATGCTGAGCAAATAACTGAAGTTTTCTGATCATTGAAACAGAGATTTCATCAGAAATGCCAAAGGACCCAAACTGTGACCAGTCTGTAGTTTCTGCTGATGTGCCTCCTGAACCTGATGAGGAGATTTGTTTTAGTTACTCTATTAAAATCACATAGCTTCTAATGCATGAATAATCACTGTTAATGCTAAAAACATATCAAGCTAAAGCTTTCATCAACATTATGTGGTTTTATTATTACTAAAATCAAATGTCTAGTGTGTCCAAACTCAGTGTGTGTTTCTTGACAGAATGTGATGTGTTTCCCAGTGAAGCCATGAAGACAGCTGGTAAGTggacattttctgttgttttgttaaaatCCCAGCAAATTCAGAGTGAAGTAAAGTGAAAGCCTACAATGCAGTGGTTGTTTTGATAGACCAGGATCAGAATTCAGAACAGGGACCATTCGGTGAGAACCAAGGAGAATCAGACCAGGACATCAAAACTGAGGAAGCCCAGAAGACCAGTGAAGGATCTGGTGGGTTTTccagatatttgtttttgttaatgacTTTATTTAGGCAGTAAACCCAGAACCATGTGGAAAAAAGTCAATTTATCCACTTTAATATAACACCTTGCTGTTCAGGGGGTTGCATGAGATGTTAGCAGTACAGACGGTCTATGCTAACGCTAAGAATCACCAACCCAGACACTTAGCACACCAAAATGACGTGGAGAAACTCAGCTAAGAGCCTCCACCAAGCTTTGCCACCCAAACTAAACACAATTCAAAGCACAAGTAATTATATGGGCTTGTCACAAGAAAGCTGAGATTCTGCTCTTCACAAAGATGTTGCTTCCATCCCT
This DNA window, taken from Girardinichthys multiradiatus isolate DD_20200921_A chromosome 24, DD_fGirMul_XY1, whole genome shotgun sequence, encodes the following:
- the LOC124861644 gene encoding uncharacterized protein LOC124861644 isoform X6; protein product: MLPIMFVFRTLVVLVVLIITDVKGANLIYKTVGDSVVLNPGPLSGPISSTTWKHKSDLALEWFGTEIICYREFKGRCDVDRTSGSLIINNLTLGDSGIYSPEINNKELDKMDLLVLQPVSKPTVSIQCNNEKTFCNLICEANITAEFGSVTYKWKNEDRVLSNSKELEIKTEKDGSSFICELENFVSNASIEAVINPFSSGNNPPPVIVSVVITFLILIVILIGVVLFLKYKKGCWTRFKTMGCFNKNTQNGDVATRKEETNNSRSDEAPNGAVFNVSPGTSSQNEHEALLSDTKNPAECDVFPSEAMKTADQDQNSEQGPFGENQGESDQDIKTEEAQKTSEGSEISSEKNPNCDQPAVSADVHREPANVSWSNEGSNQNLPNVSPGTSSQNGPEFRSENREPGPSRTS
- the LOC124861644 gene encoding uncharacterized protein LOC124861644 isoform X4, whose translation is MLPIMFVFRTLVVLVVLIITDVKGANLIYKTVGDSVVLNPGPLSGPISSTTWKHKSDLALEWFGTEIICYREFKGRCDVDRTSGSLIINNLTLGDSGIYSPEINNKELDKMDLLVLQPVSKPTVSIQCNNEKTFCNLICEANITAEFGSVTYKWKNEDRVLSNSKELEIKTEKDGSSFICELENFVSNASIEAVINPFSSGNNPPPVIVSVVITFLILIVILIGVVLFLKYKKGCWTRFKTMGCFNKNTQNGDVATRKEETNNSRSDEAPNGAVFNVSPGTSSQNEHEALLSDTKNPAECDVFPSEAMKTADQDQNSEQGPFGENQGESDQDIKTEEAQKTSEGSEISSEKNPNCDQPAVSADVHREPANVSWSNEGSNQNLPNVSPGTSSQNDEVQNSGVKTENLDQAEPAKESVAVEIPENRDVAEV
- the LOC124861644 gene encoding uncharacterized protein LOC124861644 isoform X3 → MLPIMFVFRTLVVLVVLIITDVKGANLIYKTVGDSVVLNPGPLSGPISSTTWKHKSDLALEWFGTEIICYREFKGRCDVDRTSGSLIINNLTLGDSGIYSPEINNKELDKMDLLVLQPVSKPTVSIQCNNEKTFCNLICEANITAEFGSVTYKWKNEDRVLSNSKELEIKTEKDGSSFICELENFVSNASIEAVINPFSSGNNPPPVIVSVVITFLILIVILIGVVLFLKYKKGCWTRFKTMGCFNKNTQNGDVATRKEETNNSRSDEAPNGAVFNVSPGTSSQNEHEALLSDTKNPAECDVFPSEAMKTADQDQNSEQGPFGENQGESDQDIKTEEAQKTSEGSEISSEKNPNCDQPAVSADVHREPANVSWSNEGSNQNLPNVSPGTSSQNDEVQNSGVKTENLDQAEPAKESVAVEIPENRDVAAGC
- the LOC124861644 gene encoding uncharacterized protein LOC124861644 isoform X1 is translated as MLPIMFVFRTLVVLVVLIITDVKGANLIYKTVGDSVVLNPGPLSGPISSTTWKHKSDLALEWFGTEIICYREFKGRCDVDRTSGSLIINNLTLGDSGIYSPEINNKELDKMDLLVLQPVSKPTVSIQCNNEKTFCNLICEANITAEFGSVTYKWKNEDRVLSNSKELEIKTEKDGSSFICELENFVSNASIEAVINPFSSGNNPPPVIVSVVITFLILIVILIGVVLFLKYKKGCWTRFKTMGCFNKNTQNGDVATRKEETNNSRSDEAPNGAVFNVSPGTSSQNEHEALLSDTKNPAECDVFPSEAMKTADQDQNSEQGPFGENQGESDQDIKTEEAQKTSEGSEISSEKNPNCDQPAVSADVHREPANVSWSNEGSNQNLPNVSPGTSSQNDEVQNSGVKTENLDQAEPAKESVAVEIPENRDVAGGGNYLHNQHEQ
- the LOC124861644 gene encoding uncharacterized protein LOC124861644 isoform X5, encoding MLPIMFVFRTLVVLVVLIITDVKGANLIYKTVGDSVVLNPGPLSGPISSTTWKHKSDLALEWFGTEIICYREFKGRCDVDRTSGSLIINNLTLGDSGIYSPEINNKELDKMDLLVLQPVSKPTVSIQCNNEKTFCNLICEANITAEFGSVTYKWKNEDRVLSNSKELEIKTEKDGSSFICELENFVSNASIEAVINPFSSGNNPPPVIVSVVITFLILIVILIGVVLFLKYKKGCWTRFKTMGCFNKNTQNGDVATRKEETNNSRSDEAPNGAVFNVSPGTSSQNEHEALLSDTKNPAECDVFPSEAMKTADQDQNSEQGPFGENQGESDQDIKTEEAQKTSEGSEISSEKNPNCDQPAVSADVHREPANVSWSNEGSNQNLPNVSPGTSSQNDEVQNSGVKTENLDQAEPAKESVAVEIPENRDVAGC
- the LOC124861644 gene encoding uncharacterized protein LOC124861644 isoform X7, whose translation is MLPIMFVFRTLVVLVVLIITDVKGANLIYKTVGDSVVLNPGPLSGPISSTTWKHKSDLALEWFGTEIICYREFKGRCDVDRTSGSLIINNLTLGDSGIYSPEINNKELDKMDLLVLQPVSKPTVSIQCNNEKTFCNLICEANITAEFGSVTYKWKNEDRVLSNSKELEIKTEKDGSSFICELENFVSNASIEAVINPFSSGNNPPPVIVSVVITFLILIVILIGVVLFLKYKKGCWTRFKTMGCFNKNTQNGDVATRKEETNNSRSDEAPNGAVFNVSPGTSSQNEHEALLSDTKNPAEISSEKNPNCDQPAVSADVHREPANVSWSNEGSNQNLPNVSPGTSSQNDEVQNSGVKTENLDQAEPAKESVAVEIPENRDVAGGGNYLHNQHEQ